In Naumovozyma castellii chromosome 1, complete genome, one DNA window encodes the following:
- the PHS1 gene encoding enoyl-CoA hydratase PHS1 (ancestral locus Anc_1.269) — MAKQPVSVFSPLPQYNLLSACGWGYILYNVITVFPMVGQPQFFEQTKDTVTIVQCFAIIEIVNSLLGIVRSPIVTTVAQVASRLLVVVGIFQYLPEAPGTESYAYITLLLAWSITEIVRYLYYFCMLVYAEGTPTILILLRYNLFWVLYPTGVASELFIIYSALSVAETKYSPLYKWVLIGSMITYLPGLPTLFLHMVAQRKKVMKSLREDASKKKKN, encoded by the coding sequence ATGGCAAAGCAACCTGTCTCTGTGTTTTCTCCTCTGCCTCAATACAACCTGTTATCAGCCTGTGGCTGGGGGTACATTCTTTACAATGTGATCACTGTCTTCCCAATGGTTGGCCAACCTCAATTCTTCGAACAAACAAAAGATACTGTAACAATAGTACAATGTTTTGCCATAATTGAGATTGTGAACTCTTTATTAGGAATTGTTCGTTCACCTATTGTGACTACAGTTGCCCAAGTAGCATCTAGGTTACTAGTGGTCGTTGGTATTTTCCAATACTTGCCTGAAGCACCTGGTACGGAATCGTACGCATACATTACCTTATTATTGGCTTGGTCTATAACAGAAATTGTTAGATACCTTTACTATTTCTGTATGCTGGTTTATGCTGAGGGGACACCAACCATTTTGATCTTATTGAGATACAACTTATTTTGGGTATTGTACCCAACCGGGGTTGCTAGCgaattattcattatatacTCTGCCTTATCTGTCGCCGAGACTAAGTACTCGCCACTTTACAAATGGGTATTGATAGGTTCTATGATCACTTATTTGCCAGGGTTACCTACCTTGTTCTTACATATGGTGGCACAAAGGAAGAAAGTCATGAAGAGTCTAAGAGAAGATGcttccaagaagaagaagaactgA
- the MRPL49 gene encoding mitochondrial 54S ribosomal protein bL21m (ancestral locus Anc_1.270), whose translation MFLRTWSKINTPYSASRLLSLKPQGLLRTMSTNTITSESSTTTNEKPADLTPLKLANELYASIRIHNRPYVVTKGDRVILPFKIKLAEVGDVLRLTDVSSIGSRNYKLVGDPIDPALFTIKATILEKTKRAFHIREVTKRRNRRTRHAKSKGDLTILRISELKMN comes from the coding sequence ATGTTTCTTAGGACATGGAGTAAAATAAACACGCCATATAGTGCCAGTCGGTTACTATCGCTGAAACCACAAGGACTATTAAGAACGATGTCCACCAACACCATAACTTCGGAATCTAGCACTACTACAAACGAGAAGCCTGCCGACCTGACACCACTTAAGCTGGCGAATGAACTTTACGCTTCTATTAGAATTCACAATAGACCGTATGTGGTCACCAAGGGAGATAGGGTTATTCTTcctttcaaaattaaacTGGCTGAGGTCGGTGACGTCTTAAGACTGACTGATGTGTCCTCCATTGGGTCACGCAATTATAAATTGGTTGGTGACCCTATAGATCCAGCATTGTTTACTATTAAGGCTACTATACTAGAAAAGACAAAGAGAGCCTTCCATATAAGGGAGGTGACGAAGAGAAGGAACAGAAGAACTCGTCATGCTAAAAGTAAAGGGGACTTGACCATACTAAGGATATCTGAATTAAAGATGAACTGA
- the BCK1 gene encoding mitogen-activated protein kinase kinase kinase BCK1 (ancestral locus Anc_1.271): MPFLRKITGNGTHSRSGSNSSIKLNNQNTPQQSTTKHPLPKISSRKNLSGDYRDSVVSNGSAISHDFKTNSSMPSSNVSTPNYDTKSNITSPIFQNNSSEENHLIGSTSSTMSGITMISESQKNDSRKSSGGSTNSLSFDKLILSWDPTDPDEWTMQRVISWFKFHEFPDTWMNFFRRHQLYGHNFIKLLAYENFAIIERFLPQNKNGSYTRFQHLLKKTMTKNVNNTHHIRQKSLEKSKSSRSSSDSIKLKNKSQDENQSSSSSSSRSASESALTPTKSGPSFKTETTPLSTTRTHQKTKSASSLYRRSFISLRGSSSSNSSNHTKSPSSNIKLYIPSRPESISELNNGNINSSSSTPNKNTTPPKSPSYPGLFKRHQKSNSSESSLLNTLFGTSNTNNSTPKEIANSSNLSNYTTSNSSRSSASSNSNHRHSASCESLSKIRGIESSSPSLLRQSSTFHEEKGTIWEKLKRRSQVMSQHPTVSSSLSIPSPSPTMSANSSITTLTPNGGNISPTPLSTPNTKLIPSQKPIPSKTPKKLNTSASTTNTNNNSNNNIIKDTVNVSKPPIDRMFFPQKKLDEKSDVEKRYILVTKDNVSFIPINIGPIKSLDKLRDLIMLKLNLSNTNFAMHMTDFNHDIGITIPDSVLETFTNYGFNDTTGKFFIKDLNKLPKRRSRAATVSSENHFRSLKSKSSAGSMASSMVTNNDEASIATSSSDITSFDDFASANGRRYPQTPSYYYDAVSNNANASNNNSNGTNEELNYWNYKDHAVLEEKVGGASKLQTKTAPKFNLILPEKNIIPKLPSSSSDKKGTFQILRKEEASEIDFNKRRESPYSKPELAPKREAPKPPTNVSPQRVLSISSQSSTIPGTLRRTTTKIYRNGKVKRREPPIISTSADSVSPSNEHIVTSYTPGSTNVLVPQPYKGANPDVPRKVKSDDDTVLNPISAFMNKQRVNRSNSTISTSNSIFHSPSPLLKRGSTRRIVSSTSAADVFEENDITFADVPSLSDSDGNDDNDTSSSDDIIWASKKPSVSEDRPEPPSNDDMVLKPIKSEDNDKIERKMTLRPSPEVVYQNLEKFFPSADLDKPVVEGMASPTSPRSIDHNIFQTTNSDTPRSSAPTSPIAHSKPTLSESPTDTLKNPSLRNNVLKLPRRTKTIRTIAHEASEKRKKSIKLKRQNTKMWGTRTVEVTEKQLVSINKSRNSKGEYKEFAWMKGEMIGKGSFGAVYLCLNVTTGEMMAVKQVEVPKYSSQDEAIISTVEALRSEVSTLKDLDHLNIVQYLGFENKDNIYSLFLEYVAGGSVGSLIRMYGRFDEPLIRHLNTQVLRGLAYLHSRGILHRDMKADNLLLDQDGVCKISDFGISRKSKDIYSNSDMTMRGTVFWMAPEMVDTKQGYSAKVDIWSLGCIVLEMFAGKRPWSNYEVVAAMFKIGKSKSAPPIPPDTLPLISQNGRDFLDACFEIDPDNRPTADNLLSHPFSAVDPYFDFKTTKLASFIKSNDKINSTKLRVISQEKK, translated from the coding sequence ATGCCCTTTTTAAGGAAGATTACAGGTAATGGCACCCATTCCCGATCTGGATCGAACTCATCGATTAAACTCAACAACCAAAATACTCCACAACAATCTACAACGAAACATCCCTTACCGAAAATATCATCaaggaagaatttatcGGGAGATTACAGAGATTCTGTAGTTTCCAATGGATCAGCTATAAGTCATGATTTCAAGACTAATAGCTCCATGCCAAGCTCTAATGTCTCTACGCCTAACTATGACACCAAATCGAATATAACCAGtccaatatttcaaaataatagtTCTGAAGAGAATCATCTGATAGGGAGTACATCGTCTACTATGTCTGGCATAACAATGATTAGTGAATCACAGAAAAATGACTCGAGAAAATCGTCTGGAGGCAGTACAAACAGCTTATCCTTTGACAAACTGATTCTTTCGTGGGACCCGACGGATCCAGATGAATGGACCATGCAGCGTGTCATTTCATGGTTCAAATTCCATGAGTTCCCAGACACATGGATGAATTTCTTTCGAAGACATCAATTATATGGTCAcaactttatcaaattattaGCATATGAGAATTTTGCTATAATCGAAAGATTTTTACCTCAAAATAAGAATGGGTCTTATACTAGATTCCAACATCTTCtaaagaaaacaatgaCGAAGAATGTCAATAATACTCATCATATAAGGCAAAAATCTCTAGAGAAATCCAAATCCTCAAGAAGTTCTAGTGATTCCATTaaactaaaaaataaatcacAAGATGAAAACCAatcttcgtcatcatcgtcatctaGATCTGCCTCAGAATCAGCGCTGACACCGACTAAATCTGGTCCTTCGTTCAAAACAGAAACAACACCACTATCGACAACAAGAACTCATCAAAAAACTAAGAGTGCAAGCTCTTTATATAGAAGGAGTTTTATTTCGTTGAGAGgctcatcttcttcaaattcttctaatCATACAAAGAGCCCTTCTTCCAACATCAAATTATACATTCCGTCGCGCCCAGAATCCATTAGTGAGTTAAATAATGGGAACAtaaattcttcctcttctacACCAAACAAGAATACAACACCTCCAAAATCTCCTTCATACCCGGGATTATTTAAACGTCATCAAAAAAGTAACTCTTCAGAATCATCGTTATTGAATACTCTCTTTGGAActtcaaatacaaataattCTACACCAAAGGAAATTGCAAACAGTAgtaatctttcaaattataCAACCTCTAATTCTTCCCGATCTTCTGCATCATCCAACTCCAATCATCGTCACAGTGCATCATGTGAGAGTTTGTCGAAAATTAGAGGAATTGAAAGTTCATCACCATCACTATTGAGACAAAGCTCCACTTTCCATGAAGAGAAGGGTACAATAtgggaaaaattaaagagaagGAGCCAAGTAATGTCACAACATCCAACTGTatcgtcatcattatcaatacCGTCCCCTTCGCCGACCATGTCTGCTAATTCAAGCATAACCACACTGACTCCAAATGGAGGTAACATATCGCCAACACCGTTGTCAACTCCCAATACTAAGTTAATACCTTCACAGAAACCTATACCATCCAAGACCCctaagaaattgaatactTCAGCTTCTACAAccaatactaataataatagtaacaacaacatcatcaaagaTACTGTCAATGTATCAAAACCCCCAATTGACAGGATGTTTTTTCCTCAAAAAAAGTTAGATGAAAAATCTGATGTCGAGAAACGTTATATATTGGTGACAAAAGATAATGTATCGTTCATACCAATAAATATTGGGCCAATAAAATCATTAGATAAATTAAGGGATCTAATAATGTTAAAActtaatctttcaaatacaAACTTTGCAATGCACATGACAGATTTCAATCATGACATCGGTATCACTATTCCCGACAGTGTATTAGAAACTTTTACCAATTACGGGTTTAATGACACTACCggaaaattcttcattaaagaCTTGAACAAACTTCccaaaagaagaagcagaGCTGCCACTGTTTCTAGTGAAAATCATTTCAGATCATTAAAAAGTAAGAGCTCTGCGGGTTCCATGGCCAGCAGTATGGTtactaataatgatgaagcaTCAATTGCAACCTCTTCTTCAGACATAACATCATTTGATGACTTTGCATCTGCAAATGGAAGGAGATATCCCCAAACACCGAGTTATTATTACGATGCTGTTTCTAACAATGCTAATGctagtaataataatagcaatGGCACCAACGAGGAActaaattattggaattataAAGATCACGCCGTCTTAGAAGAGAAGGTTGGTGGGGCATCCAAATTACAGACAAAGACTGCTCCAAAATTTAATCTAATATTACctgaaaagaatattataCCGAAGTTACCATCAAGTAGTTCAGATAAGAAGGGTACATTTCAAATACttagaaaagaagaagctagtgaaattgatttcaaTAAGAGACGTGAATCACCATATTCAAAACCAGAATTGGCTCCTAAAAGGGAAGCCCCCAAACCACCAACAAATGTTTCACCTCAAAGAGTTTTATCGATATCAAGTCAGTCATCTACTATACCTGGAACTTTGAGGAGGACGACAACCAAGATTTATAGAAATGGGAAAGTCAAACGTCGTGAACCGCCTATAATATCGACATCAGCTGATTCAGTAAGCCCATCAAATGAGCATATTGTCACTTCTTATACACCTGGGTCCACAAATGTATTGGTTCCTCAACCGTATAAAGGTGCTAACCCTGACGTACCAAGGAAGGTGAAGTCTGATGATGATACCGTCTTAAACCCTATATCTGCATTTATGAACAAACAAAGGGTAAACAGATCAAATTCAACtatttcaacttcaaattctATATTCCACTCTCCATCCCCATTACTGAAAAGGGGTAGCACACGAAGAATTGTATCATCCACTTCTGCTGCTGATGTGTTcgaagaaaatgatattacTTTTGCAGATGTTCCCTCATTGTCAGATTCTGATGggaatgatgataatgacaCAAGTTCGTCGGATGATATTATTTGGGCATCTAAAAAACCATCAGTATCAGAAGACCGTCCTGAACCACCATCAAACGATGATATGGTTCTGAAGCCCATCAAGTCGGAAGATAATGATAAGATAGAAAGGAAAATGACCTTGAGACCATCACCAGAAGTAGTCTATCAgaatcttgaaaaattctttccGTCAGCAGACCTAGATAAACCTGTTGTTGAAGGAATGGCCTCCCCTACTTCACCTCGATCAATAGACCATAATATCTTTCAGACTACAAATAGTGATACACCGAGATCGAGCGCCCCCACCTCGCCAATAGCACATAGTAAACCGACCTTATCAGAGTCCCCAACAGatactttgaaaaatccaaGCTTAAGAAATAATGTCCTAAAATTACCAAGGAGAACGAAAACTATAAGAACTATTGCTCATGAGGCTAGcgaaaagagaaagaagtcaattaaattgaaaagacaaAACACAAAGATGTGGGGCACAAGGACTGTAGAGGTCACCGAAAAACAACTGGTTTCTATCAATAAATCAAGGAATTCTAAAGGTGAGTACAAAGAATTTGCATGGATGAAAGGTGAAATGATCGGGAAGGGTTCCTTTGGTGCCGTTTACTTATGTTTAAACGTGACCACTGGAGAAATGATGGCAGTTAAACAAGTAGAAGTGCCAAAATACAGTTCCCAGGATGAAGCAATTATCAGCACAGTAGAAGCACTCAGATCTGAAGTGTCAACCTTAAAAGATCTTGATCACTTGAACATCGTTCAGTATTTAGGGTTTGAAAACAAAGATAACATATACagtttatttttggaatatgtTGCAGGTGGCTCAGTAGGGTCATTGATTCGAATGTACGGAAGATTTGATGAACCGTTGATCAGGCATCTGAACACACAAGTTCTTCGAGGATTAGCCTACTTACATTCGCGAGGTATTTTGCATAGAGATATGAAGGCTGATAACCTTCTATTAGATCAAGATGGGGTCTGCAAAATCAGTGATTTTGGTATTTCAAGAAAGTCAAAAGATATATATTCGAACTCTGATATGACAATGAGGGGTACCGTTTTTTGGATGGCTCCAGAAATGGTTGATACAAAACAGGGCTACAGTGCCAAAGTTGACATCTGGTCCCTTGGATGTATTGTTTTAGAAATGTTTGCCGGAAAGAGACCTTGGTCTAATTATGAAGTTGTTGCTGCAATGTTTAAAATTGggaaatcaaaatcagCTCCTCCAATTCCGCCTGATACTTTACCACTTATATCACAAAATGGAAGAGATTTCTTAGATGCATGCTTTGAAATAGACCCCGATAATCGACCCACCGCAGATAATCTATTATCTCATCCATTTAGTGCAGTAGATCCATACTTTGATTTCAAAACTACAAAGCTAGcttctttcattaaatcaAACGATAAGATAAATTCTACTAAACTGAGGGTTATTTCGCAGGAGAAGAAGTAG